A DNA window from Malus domestica chromosome 12, GDT2T_hap1 contains the following coding sequences:
- the LOC103450061 gene encoding uncharacterized protein isoform X2, which translates to MATEDGTFAKNGGGIFTNEAEPSTYMDGVSTEIIEEAPPGHLWRRQNLVLQIPSRTLEDAKENFVRINMPPTPSPTPKRVNFSPLPSPSLAKINASPGPSLSKTKSTTKRSLLPRLSFKNWNTTSDIEKAATRALGGLPAGTHEKPSTPRAWSFATLLTPRTKTASSLPATPIAHSNLESMHGRNTIDLKAEAQRPICRSRSVPAIKKDGSIYAGSVIRVIPTTPRVAERTVTTTSSTSPINVTNGSDDGGEDIAEEEAVCRICLVELGEDADTLKMECSCKGDLALAHQKCAVKWFSIKGNKTCDVCGEDVQNLPVTLLRIQNSQAVNFRASRAQQAEVNQYRVWQDVPILAIVSMLAYFCFLEQLLTGGENGIARNHSLSSFFLHLGSTGIHDIVHNGEKKICLELCNYTVCTGRHCSTSTLFIDSHAGSSGSSPRHLFRVRNYNVWKLYHC; encoded by the exons ATGGCGACTGAAGATGGAACCTTTGCTAAAAACGGTGGCGGCATTTTCACAAACGAAGCTGAGCCTTCAACCTACATG GATGGAGTTTCCACTGAGATAATTGAAGAAGCACCTCCTGGCCATCTGTGGAGACGACAGAACCTCGTCTTACAGATACCTTCAAGAACTCTTGAGGATGCCAAAGAGAATTTTGTGAGAATAAACATGCCCCCAACGCCGAGCCCCACTCCCAAAAGAGTAAATTTCTCCCCATTACCCAGCCCTAGTTTAGCCAAAATCAATGCGTCCCCAGGTCCCTCGTTGTCAAAAACTAAATCGACCACAAAAAGAAGCCTCCTTCCAAGACTAAGTTTCAAAAATTGGAACACTACTTCGGATATTGAGAAGGCTGCCACTCGAGCACTAGGAGGCTTACCTGCAGGGACACATGAGAAGCCTTCAACTCCAAGGGCCTGGTCCTTTGCAACGCTTTTAACTCCCAGGACGAAAACCGCATCATCCTTGCCTGCAACTCCAATTGCTCACTCAAATCTAGAGTCCATGCATGGCAGGAACACAATTGATCTA AAAGCAGAGGCCCAACGACCTATTTGCCGCTCACGTTCTGTTCCTGCGATTAAGAAAGATGGAAGTATATATGCAGGCAGTGTCATTCGTGTAATTCCAACCACGCCACGAGTGGCTGAGAGGACTGTCACGACTACGTCAAGCACATCCCCAATAAATGTCACTA ATGGAAGTGATGATGGTGGTGAAGATATTGCTGAAGAAGAAGCTGTTTGTCGAATTTGCTTAGTTGAGCTAGGTGAAGATGCCGACACCCTCAAGATGGAATGCAGCTGTAAAGGCGACCTTGCTCTTGCCCACCAAAAATGTGCTGTAAAATGGTTCAGCATTAAGGGTAATAAAACATGCGATGTGTGCGGAGAAGATGTTCAGAACCTGCCAGTCACACTTTTACGAATTCAAAATTCTCAGGCTGTTAATTTTCGAGCAAGTAGAGCACAGCAGGCTGAGGTTAATCAATATAG GGTTTGGCAGGATGTTCCGATCCTTGCCATAGTTAGCATGCTTGCTTACTTCTGTTTTCTTGAGCAGCTTCTG ACAGGTGGGGAAAATGGGATCGCACgcaatcactctctctcttcctttttccTGCATCTTGGGTCTACTGGCATCCATGACATCGTCCACAATGG TGAGAAGAAGATATGTCTGGAGTTATGCAACTACACAGTTTGCACTGGTCGTCATTGCAGCACATCTACTTTATTCATTG ATTCACATGCAGGCAGTTCTGGCTCTTCTCCTCGCCACCTTTTCAGGGTTCGGAATTACAATGTGTGGAAGCTCTATCATTGTTGA
- the LOC103450061 gene encoding uncharacterized protein isoform X1: protein MATEDGTFAKNGGGIFTNEAEPSTYMDGVSTEIIEEAPPGHLWRRQNLVLQIPSRTLEDAKENFVRINMPPTPSPTPKRVNFSPLPSPSLAKINASPGPSLSKTKSTTKRSLLPRLSFKNWNTTSDIEKAATRALGGLPAGTHEKPSTPRAWSFATLLTPRTKTASSLPATPIAHSNLESMHGRNTIDLKAEAQRPICRSRSVPAIKKDGSIYAGSVIRVIPTTPRVAERTVTTTSSTSPINVTNGSDDGGEDIAEEEAVCRICLVELGEDADTLKMECSCKGDLALAHQKCAVKWFSIKGNKTCDVCGEDVQNLPVTLLRIQNSQAVNFRASRAQQAEVNQYRVWQDVPILAIVSMLAYFCFLEQLLVGKMGSHAITLSLPFSCILGLLASMTSSTMVRRRYVWSYATTQFALVVIAAHLLYSLIHMQAVLALLLATFSGFGITMCGSSIIVEALRWRGRWRSRQSNQQHGSQEVTQPNQSPQNTQQTQTNPRQRENEPQGAELTHGSASVCTNTTAAC from the exons ATGGCGACTGAAGATGGAACCTTTGCTAAAAACGGTGGCGGCATTTTCACAAACGAAGCTGAGCCTTCAACCTACATG GATGGAGTTTCCACTGAGATAATTGAAGAAGCACCTCCTGGCCATCTGTGGAGACGACAGAACCTCGTCTTACAGATACCTTCAAGAACTCTTGAGGATGCCAAAGAGAATTTTGTGAGAATAAACATGCCCCCAACGCCGAGCCCCACTCCCAAAAGAGTAAATTTCTCCCCATTACCCAGCCCTAGTTTAGCCAAAATCAATGCGTCCCCAGGTCCCTCGTTGTCAAAAACTAAATCGACCACAAAAAGAAGCCTCCTTCCAAGACTAAGTTTCAAAAATTGGAACACTACTTCGGATATTGAGAAGGCTGCCACTCGAGCACTAGGAGGCTTACCTGCAGGGACACATGAGAAGCCTTCAACTCCAAGGGCCTGGTCCTTTGCAACGCTTTTAACTCCCAGGACGAAAACCGCATCATCCTTGCCTGCAACTCCAATTGCTCACTCAAATCTAGAGTCCATGCATGGCAGGAACACAATTGATCTA AAAGCAGAGGCCCAACGACCTATTTGCCGCTCACGTTCTGTTCCTGCGATTAAGAAAGATGGAAGTATATATGCAGGCAGTGTCATTCGTGTAATTCCAACCACGCCACGAGTGGCTGAGAGGACTGTCACGACTACGTCAAGCACATCCCCAATAAATGTCACTA ATGGAAGTGATGATGGTGGTGAAGATATTGCTGAAGAAGAAGCTGTTTGTCGAATTTGCTTAGTTGAGCTAGGTGAAGATGCCGACACCCTCAAGATGGAATGCAGCTGTAAAGGCGACCTTGCTCTTGCCCACCAAAAATGTGCTGTAAAATGGTTCAGCATTAAGGGTAATAAAACATGCGATGTGTGCGGAGAAGATGTTCAGAACCTGCCAGTCACACTTTTACGAATTCAAAATTCTCAGGCTGTTAATTTTCGAGCAAGTAGAGCACAGCAGGCTGAGGTTAATCAATATAG GGTTTGGCAGGATGTTCCGATCCTTGCCATAGTTAGCATGCTTGCTTACTTCTGTTTTCTTGAGCAGCTTCTG GTGGGGAAAATGGGATCGCACgcaatcactctctctcttcctttttccTGCATCTTGGGTCTACTGGCATCCATGACATCGTCCACAATGG TGAGAAGAAGATATGTCTGGAGTTATGCAACTACACAGTTTGCACTGGTCGTCATTGCAGCACATCTACTTTATTCATTG ATTCACATGCAGGCAGTTCTGGCTCTTCTCCTCGCCACCTTTTCAGGGTTCGGAATTACAATGTGTGGAAGCTCTATCATTGTTGAGGCTTTGAGATGGAGGGGAAGATGGCGTTCTCGGCAGTCAAATCAACAGCATGGTTCTCAGGAGGTGACACAACCGAATCAATCACCACAGAATACACAACAAACACAAACGAATCCCCGACAGCGGGAAAATGAACCTCAAGGTGCAGAACTTACTCATGGCTCTGCTTCTGTATGCACAAATACCACCGCTGCATGCTAA